Proteins encoded together in one Deinococcus hopiensis KR-140 window:
- a CDS encoding GNAT family N-acetyltransferase produces MTSTVAPKTFSMRELRKPQDYPDIAEVLTASDPAWPVTPELLQVWEEARDQALYHTDAVAEQGGRVRAVGRVGHDDFAFEEWRYWGNLNVHPDARGQGIGSALYGELLSRLRARGAREVRTMLSDQPHHAPGRAFLERRGFRVAWERYESRLDTAVANLGKFDDLMQGVAAAGVELRSVADLASDPARDKRLWELDWLLFQDVPMGTTLTRRPLEAWVRQELEDPTFEHELSFVAVRPDLNDPLTGPYVGYSTLMRNPGGFYVIGMTGVRREDRARGIAKALKVAAMRALATRGGGEIRTFNDPPNKAMLGMNVALGFVRGPTHLRYELQLDGPSSGTDGAEAGGEA; encoded by the coding sequence ATGACCTCAACTGTTGCTCCAAAAACATTTTCCATGCGTGAACTTCGCAAGCCGCAGGATTACCCCGACATCGCCGAGGTGCTTACCGCCTCTGACCCCGCCTGGCCCGTGACGCCCGAGCTGCTGCAGGTCTGGGAAGAAGCGCGGGACCAGGCGCTCTACCACACCGATGCGGTGGCCGAGCAGGGCGGACGCGTGCGGGCCGTGGGCCGCGTCGGCCACGACGACTTCGCCTTCGAGGAGTGGCGCTACTGGGGCAATCTCAACGTCCACCCTGATGCGAGGGGTCAGGGCATTGGCTCGGCCCTGTACGGCGAGCTGCTCTCGCGGTTGCGTGCACGCGGCGCGCGCGAGGTCCGCACCATGCTCTCGGATCAGCCCCACCATGCCCCGGGCCGCGCCTTTCTGGAACGCCGGGGCTTTCGCGTGGCCTGGGAGCGCTACGAGTCGCGGCTGGATACGGCGGTGGCGAATCTGGGCAAGTTCGACGACCTGATGCAAGGCGTGGCGGCAGCCGGCGTGGAGTTGCGGAGCGTGGCCGACCTCGCCTCCGATCCGGCGCGGGATAAGCGGCTGTGGGAACTGGACTGGCTGCTCTTTCAAGACGTGCCGATGGGCACCACCCTCACCCGGCGGCCCCTGGAAGCCTGGGTCCGGCAGGAGCTGGAAGACCCCACTTTCGAGCACGAACTCTCCTTTGTGGCCGTGCGTCCGGACCTTAATGATCCCCTGACGGGCCCCTACGTCGGCTACTCTACGCTGATGCGCAATCCGGGCGGCTTCTACGTGATCGGCATGACCGGCGTGCGGCGCGAGGACCGGGCCCGGGGCATCGCCAAGGCGCTGAAAGTGGCGGCCATGCGGGCGCTGGCCACGCGGGGCGGTGGCGAGATTCGCACCTTCAACGATCCGCCCAACAAGGCAATGCTGGGCATGAACGTGGCTCTGGGCTTCGTGCGCGGCCCGACGCACCTGCGCTACGAGTTGCAGTTGGACGGGCCGTCCAGCGGTACTGACGGGGCTGAGGCGGGAGGCGAGGCGTGA
- a CDS encoding aldo/keto reductase family protein, whose amino-acid sequence MEYRNLGRSGLKVSEVALGGWETYGRSVNDEQMVRDIVLKAYEEGVNFFDQADVYARGKSEEMMGAVLRELPRHTLVISSKVFWPMSDDVNDRGLSRKHVLESIDKSLKRLGTDYLDIYFAHRYDDSVPMDEIVMAFDQVVRSGRAMYWGTSMWPAARIAEAVEFAKAHGLHAPVTEQPEYSMLRRERVEGEILPYTERAGVGLVVWSPLAMGLLTGKYDEGQPEGARLTENENWGKNFLTEENIQKVRDLRPIADELGITRAQLALAWILRQKGVSSVITGATKVGQIEDTVKAAGVRLEEGVLVRIEDILTR is encoded by the coding sequence ATGGAATATCGCAACCTGGGCAGAAGCGGTCTGAAGGTCTCCGAAGTGGCGCTGGGCGGCTGGGAGACCTACGGCCGCAGCGTAAACGACGAGCAGATGGTGCGGGACATCGTCTTGAAAGCCTACGAGGAGGGCGTGAATTTCTTCGATCAGGCCGATGTGTACGCGCGCGGCAAGTCCGAGGAGATGATGGGCGCGGTGCTGCGCGAACTGCCCCGGCATACGCTGGTGATCTCCTCCAAGGTCTTCTGGCCCATGAGCGACGACGTGAATGACCGGGGCCTGTCGCGCAAGCACGTGCTGGAAAGCATCGACAAATCCTTGAAGAGGCTGGGCACCGACTACCTCGACATCTACTTCGCCCACCGCTACGACGACAGCGTGCCCATGGACGAGATCGTGATGGCCTTCGATCAAGTGGTACGCTCGGGCCGCGCGATGTACTGGGGCACCTCCATGTGGCCCGCTGCCCGCATCGCCGAGGCGGTGGAATTTGCCAAGGCCCACGGGCTACATGCGCCCGTCACCGAGCAGCCCGAATACTCCATGCTGCGGCGCGAGCGGGTGGAGGGGGAAATCTTGCCCTACACCGAACGGGCGGGTGTGGGCCTGGTGGTCTGGAGTCCTCTGGCGATGGGTCTGCTGACCGGCAAGTACGACGAGGGTCAGCCCGAAGGCGCGCGCTTGACCGAGAACGAGAACTGGGGCAAGAACTTTCTGACCGAAGAGAACATTCAGAAGGTGCGGGACCTGAGGCCCATCGCGGATGAACTGGGCATCACCCGGGCGCAGCTGGCCCTGGCCTGGATTCTGCGCCAGAAGGGCGTGAGCAGCGTCATCACCGGGGCGACCAAGGTGGGCCAGATTGAGGACACCGTGAAGGCGGCGGGCGTCCGGCTGGAAGAAGGGGTGCTGGTCCGCATCGAGGACATCCTGACCCGCTGA
- a CDS encoding GNAT family N-acetyltransferase has translation MSAPSPASTFTLREADLSDAPSVATLRSAVWPEHPADADSLVHETQELRAHPLKLHVWCLVAERAGELIGLSDVRQHPGMFHPDRYHVEVMVHPAAQGRGVGRALAEATEAHLTARGAQELLSGTQEDHPRGLDFLARQGFVEAMRFFDNVLDVTAFDASPWRAESRLPEGLRQVSLAELIGEVGEDAAWETYHSAFSEIREDVPRTGEATPLTLEAFRKRGKHPQAFAQGVLFALTPEGEIAALTELYRQPNDLGRLNTGLTGTRRAYRRQGLALTLKLAAIELARTQGAVSIWTGNATTNRPMLTLNERLGFVKQPAWTEMRRGRV, from the coding sequence GTGAGCGCGCCCTCCCCAGCCTCCACCTTTACCCTGCGCGAGGCGGACCTGTCCGACGCTCCCAGCGTCGCCACCCTGCGGAGCGCCGTCTGGCCGGAGCATCCTGCCGATGCGGACAGTCTGGTCCACGAGACGCAGGAGCTGCGCGCCCACCCCCTGAAGCTCCACGTCTGGTGTCTGGTGGCCGAGCGGGCGGGCGAACTGATCGGCCTGAGCGACGTGCGACAGCACCCCGGCATGTTCCACCCGGACCGCTACCACGTGGAAGTGATGGTGCACCCCGCCGCACAGGGGCGGGGTGTGGGCCGCGCACTGGCCGAGGCCACAGAGGCGCATCTGACCGCGCGCGGTGCCCAGGAACTGCTGTCGGGCACCCAGGAGGACCACCCACGCGGCCTGGACTTTCTGGCCCGGCAGGGGTTCGTGGAAGCCATGCGCTTTTTCGACAACGTGCTTGACGTGACGGCTTTCGATGCCTCGCCCTGGAGGGCCGAGTCCCGGCTGCCGGAGGGTCTGCGGCAGGTCTCGCTGGCCGAACTGATCGGCGAAGTGGGCGAGGACGCTGCCTGGGAGACGTACCACTCGGCCTTTTCCGAGATCCGTGAGGACGTGCCCCGCACGGGTGAGGCCACGCCGCTGACCCTCGAAGCCTTTCGCAAGCGTGGCAAGCACCCGCAGGCGTTTGCACAAGGCGTGCTGTTCGCCCTCACGCCGGAGGGCGAGATCGCGGCCCTGACCGAGCTGTACCGGCAGCCCAACGATCTGGGCCGCCTGAATACCGGTCTGACGGGCACCCGCCGTGCCTACCGCCGTCAGGGGCTGGCCCTCACCCTCAAGCTCGCCGCCATCGAACTCGCCCGCACGCAGGGAGCCGTGAGCATCTGGACCGGCAACGCCACCACCAACCGCCCCATGCTGACGCTGAACGAACGCCTGGGTTTTGTGAAACAGCCCGCCTGGACCGAGATGCGGCGGGGCAGGGTATGA
- a CDS encoding prepilin peptidase — protein MSLDVLFVVFAAVLGLLVGSFSNVLIWRLPRGENIAFPPSHCPHCNHQLGVLDLVPVFSWLALRGKCRYCGAPIKPRYPTVELLTGLGYAVIAALFPFAVFGWGTLGLMVLFTLLLVGSAIDLDTYTLPDELTLPGVALGLLFALLNTRSGTAQGVLPSFSEAVQGALMGAGLLVTINLLGSWVMRRLRERQYPELPIGYQQISLGLLAGAWLGPWWGLGVAMLSVAANLAARRVVRVPELLTLGGCLVSLTLGSSGFGPGLILMLQGALGGAGAVSLVAGVYWWIQYRREAEAEGSDDEHGDPVAMGFGDVKLAAVIGAFLGWERLLVAVVVAVFAGAILGLAQLAMKRENRIKFGPYLALGALVALIWGRSLVDAYKGMLGL, from the coding sequence GTGAGTCTCGACGTTCTCTTCGTGGTGTTCGCCGCCGTGCTCGGGTTACTGGTGGGTTCGTTTTCCAACGTGCTGATCTGGCGGCTGCCACGCGGGGAGAACATCGCCTTTCCGCCCAGTCACTGCCCGCACTGCAACCATCAACTCGGCGTGCTGGACCTCGTGCCTGTCTTTTCGTGGTTGGCGCTGCGGGGCAAGTGCCGCTACTGCGGCGCACCCATCAAGCCGCGTTATCCCACAGTGGAACTGCTGACAGGACTCGGGTACGCGGTGATCGCCGCCCTGTTTCCTTTCGCGGTATTCGGCTGGGGCACCCTGGGGCTGATGGTGCTGTTCACCCTCCTGCTGGTCGGCAGTGCGATTGACCTCGATACCTATACCCTGCCCGACGAGTTGACGCTGCCGGGCGTGGCGCTGGGACTGCTGTTCGCGCTTCTGAATACACGCTCGGGTACGGCGCAGGGCGTGTTGCCCAGCTTCTCCGAGGCGGTGCAGGGCGCACTGATGGGCGCGGGCCTGCTCGTGACCATCAACCTGCTGGGCTCGTGGGTGATGCGGCGCCTTCGCGAGCGGCAGTACCCGGAACTGCCTATCGGCTACCAGCAGATCAGCCTGGGCCTGCTGGCGGGGGCATGGCTCGGGCCGTGGTGGGGCCTTGGGGTAGCGATGCTGTCGGTGGCGGCCAACCTCGCGGCCCGGCGCGTCGTTCGTGTTCCTGAGTTGCTGACGCTGGGAGGCTGCTTGGTCAGCCTGACCCTGGGCAGCTCGGGCTTTGGCCCCGGCCTGATCCTGATGCTTCAGGGAGCGCTGGGCGGGGCGGGGGCGGTGTCGCTGGTGGCCGGGGTGTACTGGTGGATTCAGTACCGCCGAGAGGCCGAAGCCGAAGGCAGTGACGACGAACACGGCGATCCGGTGGCGATGGGCTTCGGAGACGTGAAGCTCGCCGCTGTGATCGGGGCCTTTCTGGGCTGGGAACGGCTGCTCGTGGCGGTCGTGGTGGCGGTGTTTGCGGGGGCGATCCTGGGTCTGGCGCAACTCGCCATGAAGCGCGAGAACCGCATCAAGTTCGGTCCCTACCTTGCCCTCGGCGCGCTTGTGGCGCTGATCTGGGGCCGCTCACTGGTGGACGCCTACAAGGGGATGTTGGGGCTGTAA
- the rimO gene encoding 30S ribosomal protein S12 methylthiotransferase RimO, giving the protein MTVEELRPTVAVPKVGFISLGCPKALVDSERILTQLRAEGYEVAPSYEDAQAVIVNTCGFITPAVEESLSAIGEALDATGKVIVTGCLGERPEKILERHPKVAAITGSEAVDDVMGHVRELLPIETDTFTGLLPVAAHGMRPEEDLLGPTVKLTPRHFAYVKIAEGCNHTCAFCIIPKLRGRQVSRDAGAVLYEAYRLIAGGTKELMIISQDTSAYGVDVRYRESEFQGGQVRAHLTDLAENLGEMGVWVRMHYVYPYPHVEKIVALMAQGKILPYLDVPLQHASPAVLRRMRRPGAGKQLDTIRRWREICPELVIRSTFIVGFPGETEQEFQELLTFLEEARLDRVGAFTYSDVEEADANALDNPVPEQTKEERLARFMEVAQRISAEKLAEKVGRVMDVIIDEFNDDEDDAPGTKLIGRTKGDAPGIDGQVYLYAGDFAGLINIGDIVKARIEDSDEYDLYGEVVERPAWKPNVPQLGHFAKH; this is encoded by the coding sequence ATGACGGTAGAAGAACTGCGGCCCACCGTGGCCGTTCCCAAAGTCGGATTTATTAGCCTCGGCTGCCCCAAGGCCCTGGTGGACAGCGAGCGCATCCTGACCCAGCTGCGGGCCGAAGGGTACGAGGTGGCGCCCAGCTACGAGGACGCGCAGGCGGTCATCGTGAACACCTGCGGCTTTATCACGCCCGCGGTTGAAGAGTCGCTGAGCGCCATCGGCGAGGCCCTGGACGCCACCGGCAAGGTCATCGTGACCGGCTGCCTGGGCGAACGCCCCGAGAAGATTCTGGAGCGGCACCCGAAAGTGGCCGCCATCACAGGCTCGGAAGCGGTGGATGACGTGATGGGCCACGTACGCGAACTCCTGCCCATCGAGACGGACACCTTCACGGGGCTCCTCCCCGTGGCTGCCCACGGCATGCGTCCCGAGGAGGACCTGCTCGGCCCGACGGTCAAGCTCACGCCGCGGCACTTCGCTTACGTAAAGATTGCCGAAGGGTGCAACCACACCTGCGCCTTTTGCATCATCCCCAAGCTGCGCGGGCGGCAGGTCAGTCGCGACGCGGGAGCCGTGCTGTACGAGGCCTACCGCCTGATTGCGGGGGGCACCAAGGAGCTCATGATCATTTCCCAGGACACCTCGGCCTATGGGGTGGACGTGCGCTACCGCGAGTCCGAATTCCAGGGAGGGCAGGTTCGGGCCCACCTGACGGACCTCGCCGAGAACCTGGGTGAGATGGGCGTGTGGGTGCGGATGCACTACGTCTATCCCTATCCGCACGTGGAAAAGATCGTGGCGCTGATGGCACAGGGCAAAATTCTCCCCTACCTCGACGTGCCGCTGCAGCACGCCTCGCCTGCCGTGCTGCGGCGGATGCGGCGGCCCGGCGCAGGCAAGCAGCTCGACACCATCCGCCGCTGGCGCGAGATTTGCCCCGAGCTCGTGATCCGCTCCACTTTTATCGTGGGCTTTCCCGGCGAGACGGAGCAGGAATTCCAGGAACTGCTGACCTTTCTGGAAGAGGCGCGGCTGGACCGCGTGGGCGCCTTCACCTACTCCGACGTGGAGGAGGCGGACGCCAACGCGCTCGACAACCCTGTGCCCGAGCAGACCAAGGAAGAGCGCCTCGCGCGCTTTATGGAAGTGGCCCAGCGCATCAGCGCCGAGAAGCTCGCCGAGAAGGTGGGCCGCGTGATGGACGTGATCATCGACGAGTTTAACGATGACGAGGACGACGCACCGGGCACCAAACTTATTGGCCGTACCAAAGGCGACGCGCCCGGGATCGACGGTCAGGTCTACCTGTACGCGGGCGACTTCGCCGGGCTGATCAACATTGGCGACATCGTGAAGGCCCGCATTGAGGACAGCGACGAATATGACCTGTACGGCGAGGTGGTGGAGCGGCCCGCCTGGAAACCGAACGTGCCCCAGCTGGGACATTTCGCCAAACACTGA
- the minE gene encoding cell division topological specificity factor MinE, which translates to MFSWMNKRRSKETLKDRLELVLAYDRAQIPPGKVDALRNDLLEVVKRYFPAGNSNVEVEQRGDQVVLMASIALEETPESISRRERDSGK; encoded by the coding sequence ATGTTTTCCTGGATGAACAAGCGGCGCAGCAAGGAGACGCTCAAAGACCGCCTCGAACTCGTACTTGCCTATGACCGCGCCCAGATTCCGCCCGGCAAGGTGGACGCCCTGCGCAACGACCTGCTGGAGGTGGTCAAGCGCTACTTCCCGGCGGGCAACAGCAACGTGGAGGTCGAGCAGCGCGGCGATCAGGTGGTCCTGATGGCCAGCATCGCGCTGGAGGAAACGCCCGAGAGCATCAGCCGCCGGGAACGCGATTCAGGCAAGTAA
- a CDS encoding winged helix-turn-helix domain-containing protein: MERRRSHLLAFLAEGKSAAEALKLTGYSYQGADKIIDAYHQHGLAGLKDQRHQNSGAPTLLSDAEVLLLARTIRADTASGGVWNGARVQSWVKQELEKDVHLSRCYAFLDAVGYSLQVPRPRHVEANQVTQEAFQKNPPSRGPSSYGAY, from the coding sequence GTGGAACGACGACGCAGTCACCTCCTCGCGTTCCTGGCAGAAGGGAAAAGCGCTGCTGAAGCCCTGAAGCTCACGGGCTACTCGTATCAAGGTGCAGACAAAATCATCGACGCGTACCACCAACATGGTCTGGCGGGGCTCAAAGATCAGCGACACCAGAACAGTGGTGCACCGACCCTGCTCAGCGACGCCGAAGTGCTCCTCCTGGCGCGGACGATTCGTGCAGACACCGCCAGCGGCGGTGTCTGGAATGGTGCACGAGTGCAGTCCTGGGTAAAGCAGGAATTGGAGAAGGACGTGCATCTGAGCCGCTGTTATGCGTTTTTGGATGCGGTGGGATATAGCCTCCAGGTCCCTCGGCCTCGACATGTCGAGGCCAACCAGGTCACTCAGGAAGCGTTCCAAAAAAATCCTCCCAGCCGTGGTCCAAGCAGCTACGGCGCGTACTGA
- a CDS encoding VUT family protein: protein MNPSPFPRSALLLTALYAASILAANLTLNNFIPLPVFGQLSVGTVFFAAVFTLRDRIHRAGGLKAVYFAIACALIVNTAAAMLTHTPWRFIGASFLAILVGELADTAVYQRLIEKSWWTRVLASNAVSVPLDSVLFTLLAFGGDESTNFILQIIFADILAKYLIAALFAFRVRHASGPAAL, encoded by the coding sequence ATGAACCCGTCCCCGTTTCCCCGGTCCGCCCTGCTGCTGACCGCCCTGTACGCCGCGAGCATCCTGGCGGCCAACCTCACGCTGAATAACTTTATTCCTCTGCCTGTGTTCGGTCAGCTCAGCGTGGGCACCGTCTTCTTCGCCGCCGTGTTTACGCTGCGGGACCGCATTCACCGCGCGGGTGGACTGAAGGCCGTGTATTTCGCCATCGCGTGTGCCCTGATTGTCAATACGGCCGCCGCCATGCTGACGCACACCCCCTGGCGCTTTATCGGCGCGTCTTTCCTGGCAATCCTGGTGGGCGAGCTGGCCGACACCGCCGTGTACCAGCGGCTTATCGAGAAAAGCTGGTGGACGCGCGTGCTGGCGAGCAATGCGGTGAGCGTGCCCCTCGATTCCGTCCTGTTCACGCTGCTGGCCTTTGGGGGCGACGAGAGCACCAACTTCATCCTCCAGATCATCTTTGCCGACATCCTGGCGAAATACCTGATCGCCGCGCTGTTCGCCTTTCGGGTGCGCCACGCCTCGGGCCCCGCCGCCCTGTGA
- a CDS encoding arginase translates to MLLSIDWDAFSGTRELVFDAPIWGTRDRDVDRLEAWRERARQRDGAAPDWTPLEADFPLYPGWETLERYAGVSAHVTLTHADGWDWLEACPGGDILNLDSHHDLASRSGDGKRVRPGNWAGLGLRAGRVGRYTCLYPEWHAGLPVAEGFDLDRTRSELAPLLPPDVLERVTLRRMRYPADALPDPADVTALLLVQSPAWTNPAHDPKFLWLAEVLGAQTLTPPLLRDF, encoded by the coding sequence ATGCTGCTGAGCATCGACTGGGACGCTTTTTCGGGAACGCGGGAACTGGTGTTCGACGCCCCCATCTGGGGCACGCGGGACCGCGACGTGGACCGGCTCGAAGCCTGGCGCGAGCGGGCGCGCCAGCGGGACGGCGCTGCGCCTGACTGGACACCGCTGGAGGCGGACTTTCCCCTCTACCCCGGCTGGGAGACCCTGGAGCGCTACGCGGGCGTGTCGGCCCACGTCACCCTGACCCATGCGGATGGCTGGGACTGGCTGGAGGCCTGTCCGGGAGGGGACATCCTGAACCTGGACAGCCACCACGACCTCGCCAGCCGCAGCGGCGACGGCAAGCGCGTGCGCCCCGGCAACTGGGCGGGACTGGGGCTGCGGGCCGGACGGGTGGGGCGCTACACCTGCCTGTACCCCGAGTGGCACGCGGGCCTGCCCGTTGCGGAAGGGTTTGACCTGGACCGCACCCGTTCCGAACTGGCGCCGCTCTTGCCGCCCGATGTGCTGGAGCGGGTCACGCTGCGCCGCATGCGCTACCCGGCGGACGCCCTGCCCGATCCGGCGGACGTGACGGCGCTGCTGCTTGTCCAGTCGCCCGCCTGGACGAATCCAGCCCACGATCCCAAGTTTCTCTGGCTGGCCGAGGTGCTGGGAGCGCAGACGCTGACCCCGCCACTGCTGCGTGATTTTTAG
- a CDS encoding IS630 family transposase, translating to MSRPTRSLRKRSKKILPAVVQAATARTEATGRAVEVWCMDEHRVGLKPLVGKQWSERGKAPTVRVQHRYEWLYVSAFVCPQTGESQYWLLPTVNTAAFQAVLDRFALDTQAGKTREIILVLDGAGWHATPQLKCPPGIELVFLPPYSPELQPAERLWSLTDAPLKNRHFETLEDLTVLLAEQCRRLEQQRERIRSLTFFHWWPCITN from the coding sequence ATGTCGAGGCCAACCAGGTCACTCAGGAAGCGTTCCAAAAAAATCCTCCCAGCCGTGGTCCAAGCAGCTACGGCGCGTACTGAAGCAACTGGACGAGCGGTAGAAGTCTGGTGCATGGATGAACACCGTGTGGGATTGAAACCCCTCGTCGGCAAACAATGGTCCGAGCGAGGCAAAGCACCGACCGTGCGTGTCCAACACCGGTATGAATGGCTCTATGTCAGTGCGTTCGTCTGTCCTCAGACGGGAGAGAGCCAGTACTGGTTGTTGCCGACGGTCAATACGGCGGCCTTCCAGGCTGTGCTCGATCGCTTTGCCCTCGACACACAGGCTGGAAAGACCCGGGAGATCATCTTGGTCTTGGATGGTGCGGGGTGGCATGCCACCCCGCAGTTAAAGTGCCCACCGGGCATCGAGCTCGTCTTCTTGCCGCCCTACTCCCCAGAGTTGCAACCCGCCGAACGCCTTTGGTCCCTCACCGATGCTCCCTTGAAGAATCGTCACTTCGAAACCCTGGAAGACCTGACCGTGTTGCTTGCGGAGCAGTGTCGTCGGTTGGAACAGCAGAGGGAGAGAATCCGTTCTCTCACCTTCTTCCATTGGTGGCCTTGCATAACAAATTAA
- the minD gene encoding septum site-determining protein MinD — translation MNAKVIVVTSGKGGVGKTTTTANIGAALAKLGEKVVVIDVDVGLRNLDVVMGLESRVVFDLVDVLEGKCKLSQAVIRDKRVETLYLLPASQTRDKDALDPEVFKDVVRQLIEDEGFTRILIDSPAGIESGFKTAAAPAQGALVVVNPEVSSVRDADRIIGLLEAQQIREIRLVINRLRPKMVASGNMLSEGDVLEILGVKPIGIVPEDDGILVSTNVGEPAVLGKSKAGQAFMDTARRIKGEDVPYPNLEENRGFLAALRRLFGGA, via the coding sequence ATGAATGCCAAGGTCATCGTCGTCACTTCGGGCAAGGGGGGCGTGGGCAAGACCACGACCACTGCGAACATAGGCGCGGCACTCGCCAAGCTGGGCGAGAAGGTCGTCGTCATCGACGTGGACGTGGGCCTGCGCAACCTCGACGTGGTGATGGGCCTGGAATCCCGCGTGGTCTTTGACCTCGTGGACGTGTTGGAGGGCAAGTGCAAGCTCTCGCAGGCCGTGATCCGCGACAAGCGCGTGGAAACGCTGTACCTGCTGCCCGCCTCCCAGACCCGCGACAAGGACGCCCTGGACCCCGAGGTCTTTAAGGACGTGGTGCGCCAGCTCATCGAGGACGAGGGCTTTACCCGCATCCTGATCGATTCGCCCGCTGGGATCGAATCGGGCTTCAAGACCGCCGCCGCTCCGGCGCAGGGCGCGCTCGTGGTGGTCAACCCCGAAGTCTCCAGCGTACGCGACGCGGACCGCATCATCGGGCTGCTCGAAGCGCAGCAGATCCGCGAAATTCGCCTGGTGATCAACCGCCTGAGGCCCAAGATGGTGGCGAGCGGCAATATGCTCAGTGAGGGCGACGTGCTGGAAATCCTGGGCGTCAAGCCTATCGGCATCGTGCCCGAGGACGACGGCATTCTGGTCAGCACCAACGTGGGCGAGCCCGCCGTGCTGGGCAAGAGCAAGGCGGGGCAGGCCTTTATGGACACCGCCCGCCGCATCAAGGGCGAGGACGTGCCGTACCCCAACCTGGAAGAGAACCGGGGGTTCCTCGCCGCCCTGCGCCGTTTGTTCGGGGGGGCCTGA
- a CDS encoding GNAT family N-acetyltransferase, whose product MSVIRSIGEGEWEAAARLWNAAVPHDPFSAEDFRKRDAEQRGWGFATFTLVALDGPELVGLTSVYQNPGMYHPHRFSLECAVAPARQGRGVGRALWNALHRELTQLGAQGVRTLAREDHPVAPGFLTRRGFTPGRRYFLSALDLGTFDAAPYAALEERLGARGYRVRSLAELRRAGTPDLNARLHALMNGVRGDVPRSEPATPLSRQVFEEAVIGDPGLIPEAYLVAEDRDGAWVGQTSLFRTEASPDLLTGLTGVVRSARGQGVATLLKLRAIREAQALGAPHIRTDNESGNAPMLAINDRLGFVREPASVSYGLEF is encoded by the coding sequence ATGAGCGTCATCCGCTCCATCGGGGAGGGCGAGTGGGAGGCAGCGGCCCGCTTGTGGAACGCGGCGGTGCCCCACGACCCCTTCAGTGCCGAAGACTTTCGCAAGCGCGACGCCGAGCAGCGCGGCTGGGGCTTTGCCACCTTCACGCTGGTGGCGCTGGACGGCCCGGAACTGGTGGGGCTGACCTCCGTGTACCAGAATCCGGGGATGTACCACCCGCACCGCTTCTCGCTGGAGTGCGCCGTTGCCCCGGCGCGGCAGGGGAGGGGCGTGGGGAGGGCCCTTTGGAACGCGCTGCACAGGGAACTGACCCAACTGGGCGCCCAGGGCGTGCGCACCCTGGCCCGAGAGGACCATCCCGTTGCTCCCGGCTTTCTGACCCGGCGGGGATTCACGCCCGGCAGGCGCTACTTCCTGAGCGCTCTGGACCTGGGAACCTTCGACGCCGCGCCTTACGCGGCGCTGGAGGAACGGCTGGGGGCGCGGGGTTACCGCGTCCGCAGCCTGGCCGAATTGCGCCGGGCCGGAACGCCGGACCTGAATGCCCGCCTCCACGCCCTCATGAACGGTGTACGTGGGGACGTGCCCCGTTCCGAACCCGCCACGCCCTTGTCGCGGCAGGTGTTCGAGGAGGCGGTGATCGGGGACCCCGGCCTGATTCCAGAGGCTTACCTGGTGGCCGAGGACCGGGACGGCGCGTGGGTGGGCCAGACCTCCCTCTTCCGCACCGAGGCCAGCCCGGACCTGCTGACGGGACTGACGGGCGTGGTGCGCTCCGCACGCGGGCAGGGCGTCGCCACACTGCTCAAGCTGCGGGCCATCCGCGAGGCGCAGGCCCTCGGCGCGCCCCACATCCGCACCGACAACGAGAGCGGCAACGCGCCCATGCTCGCCATCAACGACAGGCTGGGGTTTGTCCGCGAACCGGCCAGCGTGAGCTATGGGCTGGAATTCTGA